One Rhododendron vialii isolate Sample 1 chromosome 2a, ASM3025357v1 genomic region harbors:
- the LOC131317308 gene encoding uncharacterized protein LOC131317308 — translation MANKGTIMAELSTMKYDGSRRVQEHILNMYDKAAMLATLEIQVDESFLIQAILNSLPAQFGPFKTHFNAHKKEWSLNELTNLCVHEEVRLRRERRHTALTVTQVAIKKKGKMRKYSPMKVSEPEKSSQAHNGFIVKWIPFNLKTREK, via the exons atggccaacaaag GTACGATTATGGCTGAGTTAAGCACCATGAAATATGATGGTAGTCGTAGAGTTCAAGAGCATATCTTGAACATGTATGATAAAGCTGCAATGCTTGCAACCTTGGAAATTCAAGTGGATGAGTCTTTCCTTATTCAAGCTATACTTAACTCACTTCCAGCACAGTTTGGCCCATTCAAAACTCACTTTAATGCCCACAAGAAAGAGTGGAGTTTGAATGAGCTAACAAACTTGTGTGTTCATGAAGAAGTGAGATTGAGAAGGGAAAGGCGTCACACTGCATTGACAGTGACTCAAGTTGCTATaaagaaaaagggtaaaatgagaaaatattCACCAATGAAAGTCAGTGAACCTGAGAAAAGTAGTCAGGCTCATAATGGTTTCATTGTCaagt GGATACCTTTCAACCTGAAAACCAGAGAAAAGTGA